In Deltaproteobacteria bacterium, one genomic interval encodes:
- a CDS encoding alkylmercury lyase family protein, which produces MAVSWLFPGKKVRIDSPCLDCGKPITIDMCDGVIEKVDPEGVIGHVSLPVSKWMTDIPYA; this is translated from the coding sequence CTGGCGGTCAGCTGGCTGTTTCCGGGGAAAAAGGTTCGCATCGACTCTCCGTGTCTCGACTGCGGAAAGCCGATCACCATTGACATGTGTGACGGTGTCATCGAGAAGGTCGATCCGGAGGGGGTGATCGGTCACGTATCTTTGCCGGTGTCCAAATGGATGACGGACATCCCTTACGCCTGA